CAGCAGCGTCCACCGCAGCGAGGGCAGGCCGTGCCGCCGTTTGCGCCCGGTCACGGGTCGAACCGGTACCCGACCCCGCGCACGGTGACGAGGTGCCGCGGTCGGCCCGGGTCGTCCTCGAGCTTCTGGCGCAGATGCCCCATGTGCACCGTGACCGTCGCGGGGTCCTGCCACTCCGGCGACGAGTCCCACACTGCCGCGAGCAACTGCGCGCGCGAGAAGACCTGGCGCGGCGAACACGCCAGGTGGACCAGCAGATCGAACTCTCGCCGCGTGAGCTCCACCACGGCGCCTGCGCGACGAACGACGCGGACGGCGGGTTCCACCTCGATGTCCCCGAACCGCAGCGTCTGGGATGGCGCGACCGCACCCGCACGCCGCAGCACCGACCTGACCCGCGCGACGACCTCACGCGGGGAGAAGGGCTTTGCGACGTAGTCGTCGGCGCCGAGGTCCAGGCCACGGATGCGATCGTCCTCGTCGCCGCGGGCGCTCAACACGATGACTGGAGTCGTCCCGGCGTGCCGAAGCTCACGCAGGACGCTCAGTCCGTCGACGGTCGGCAGCATGAGGTCGAGCACCACGAGGTCGAAGTGCCGCTCCGCGACCGCTGCCAGGGCCTCGGCACCGTCGGCGACGGCGGTCACCTGATGTCCCTCGTGTTCCAGGTAGCGGGTCAGCACCTCGCGCACCATGGGCTCGTCGTCCACGAGCAGCAGGTCCGCGGGGCGGACCGGGCTGGCGGGCACGTCGGACGTCGTCACGCGCCGAGGCTACGTGGGCCGATCGGCGTCGAGAAGGTTCGGCACGGGACTTGTCCGGGACTTTCGCTGACCTACGCCCGCCCTTGTCGACCGCCTGGCTCCCTGGGAAGGCGTCGAGCGCGATGCCGTGCGCCCCGTCGAGGAGTCCTCTCGTGCCCGCGACCTCTCACACCGATGCGAGCACCGACGTCCCGCATCCCGTCCCCGCGCGCCGGCGTCGGCGACTGATCGGCGTCGGCCTGTTCGCGGTGGTCGTGATGCTGAGCGTGGTGTTGGTGTGGTTCCGGCCCCAGGTGCTGTTCTACGACCGGGTGGTCGAGGACGACTTCCCCTCCACCGCGCCGGTGACCGGGCGAGCCGACGCGGAGAGCCCCGAGGCGGCGCGCACGCCCGAACCGGAAACGTCCGACGGCGATGCTGCCGCCGACCCCGACCCGCCGGCACGCGTCGAGGCGCCCGTCTCGCTCGTGACCGGCTCGTTCGGCTCGCGCAACCGCTACACGGTCACTGGCGACGCCACCGTGTACGAGCTCTCCGACGCCGCGAGGATCCTGCGCCTCGAGGGATTCGCGTCGACCAACGGACCCGACCTGTTCGTGTACCTCACGGTCGGCGATGCGGCCGAACCGAACGACGCCGAGCTCGCCGCGGAGTACGTGGACCTGGGCGTGCTGCGCGGCAACGTCGGTGACCAGAACTACGACCTTCCCGCCGATGTCGACCTCGCTCGCTACGACACCGTCGTGATCTGGTGCCGCCGCTTCGGGACCGCCTTCGGCGCAGCCGACCTCCGCTGAGCGAGCCAGCCGACGACGCACGTCCGCGCGACTGGACCCGCGCGATCGGTGCGGATCACCGACCCGGGGCTGCTCCGGCCGGCTGGAACAACTCGACGAGGTTCCCGGACGGATCGCAGACCAGGGCCTGGGCGCCACCTGGGCCGGTGACCACCTCGTTGCGGAACGTCACACCCGCCGCCTGCAGTCGGGCGACCTCGCCCGTCAGGTCCTCGACGATGAGGTGGATGCGGTTCCACCCGCGCGGCTCGGGCCTGGTGCCGTCGGTCATGGGGCGCGCGGCCGAGCTCGTCGGCCCGCTCAGCAGCAGCCGGAGGTGGCCGCGCTGGACGTCCGCGAACGCGGGTGGGAACGAGGTCAGGACGCGGAAGCCGAGGTGTTCGGTGTAGAAGTCGATCGACTCCTCGACGTCGTCGACCAGGTAGCGGACGCTGACCAGTTCGTCGCTCACGGCGTTCTCCCACCAGTCGGGTACAGTATGAAACGTAAACGTTTCGCTGTAGAACGTCTACGTACCAAAGTGAGTGGTTCGCGAAGGGGCGACGCATGGCGAGAGGCGACACGGTCGACCCGCGGGTGACCCGGACCCGGCAGGTCGTGCTCGCCGCGGTTCTCGAGGAGCTCGCCGAGGTCGGCAACGCGCAGTTCACGATCGAGTCGGTGGCCGCCCGGTGCGGCGTGGGCAAGAGCACCATCTACCGGCACTGGGACGGCAAGCTCGCGCTGATCGTCGACGCGCTGCACGAGCTGAACGCCCAGCCGGCACCCGAACCGGGCGGATCCCCTCGCGAGCGCGTACGCGACTTGCTGCACCATCTCGGGCACGCCCTGACCGAGGGCAGCCTCGCCCCGGCCATCCCGGCCTTGATCGAGGCCGCCGAACGTGAGCCGGAGGTCCGGCGGCTCCTCGACGACTACTCCACCGGGCGCCGTCGCGCGCTCGAGGACGCTCTCGCCCAGGGAATCGCTCTCGGACAGATCGACGCGACCGTCGACCCCGAACTCGCCGCGCAGGCGCTCTCCGGCGCCATCTTCTATGCCCGCCTCATGACCTCCACACCGATGACCGGCACGGCCATCGACCAACTCCTCGCCGCCGTGCTCGGGCCGCCGCCCCGATGAGCAGCGCCGGCCGGAACGGCTACAACCCCTCGAAGAGGTGGGTCGAGCGCGGTGTGCCGCGCGTCCATGCCGGCCAGGCCTGCAGGAAGTGGCCGGCGCCGGCTGCCCATCGCCAGTCCGCGGCCGTGTTCTCGGTCCACGGGGGCGCCCACTGGGTGCGGTGCTCGCGGAACGCCGCCTCGACGAGCCGGACCTGCTCCCGCTGGTCGACCGTGCAGGCGATCTGGTCGTCCGGGACCCCGCGCAGGTCGTAGATCCGGGTCGGATCGTGTGGGCGGCGGCCGGCGGCGACGAGCCGCTCGTTCAGTCGGTCGAGGGCGGTCTGCGGGACCGCGGCGTGCAGCAGCCGGCGGAACCCGTGCCCGCCGTCGCTGGCGAACCGGAGGAATGCCTCCGTGGTCGCCCGGCCCACGGCGACGTGGTCGGGATGTCCGCTGATCCCGTCGGGTCCGGCGGAGACCACGACATCCGGCCGTTCCTCGGCGAAGATCTCGGCGACCCGGTCGGCCAGCACGCCGTCGGCCAGATCGGCGAGTCCCCCGTCCGGAAAACCGAACCAGTCGTGGCGGTCCGGCATGCGCCCGACCACGCGCCACCCTGCGCGGTCCTCCTCACGGCGTACGGCGCCGAGCGTCTCGCGGGTGGCCCCGCTGCCGGGGGCGATCTCGCCGGCGTCGCCGTCGGTGGCGTGTACGAGCACGAACCGGAACCCCGGCTCGTGCTGGTACTTGGCGACGAGGGCCACGGCCCCCATGACGTCATCGTCGGGGTGGGCCGCCACGAAGGCGAGCACACGCCCGGGGAGGGTCGTCATACGCCACCCTTCATGAGCAGGCGGTCAGTCTGCCACGGATGCCGTCATGTCCCCGGTCGCGGGGGTGCCGTCGGCGATGCCGTAGCGCAGGTACACGGTGCCCTTCGGGCTGGCGACCGGCGGTTCGAGGAGCGTGACGTTCGTCGGCACCGCCCCACCGTCGAACACCTTCTTCCCGGTGCCGAGCACGATCGGATGCACCCACAGGTCGAGACGGTCGAAGAGTTGTTCGCGCAGGAGCGACTGCACCAGGTTCAGGCTCCCGACGACCTTGACGTGGTCGTGCCGGTCACGGATCTCGCGCACCGCGCCGGCCAGATCCGGATCCAGCTGGGTCGACCCCGCCCACGAGAGGTCGGGCCGACCGCGCGAGGCCACGTACTTCGGGATCCGGTTGAAGAGCTCGGCGATCTGACCGCCCTCCTGGTGCGGCCAGTAGGCCGCGAAGATGTCGTATGTCCGGCGGCCGAGCAGCAGCGCGTCGGTGCCCGCGTACGCGGCGCCGATCTGCGCCCCGGCGACCTCGTCCACCAGGGGTGCCTGCCAGCCGCCGAACGGGAACCCCAGCGGGTCCTCGTCGGGGCGGCCCGGCGACTGTCCGACGAGGTCGAGGGTCGCGAACAGCTCGATCTGGATGATGCCCATGTCGTTCCCCGGCTGCGTTTGGGTGGCTCCGTCGAGACGTAGACGTGGAGACGTCGCCAGACTCATCGCTGCAACGGGCCGTGGCTTGCTGGTCGGCGCCCCAGGTCGGACCATGACGGTGCGTGTGCCGCCCGGCACCCGAAGTCGGCACACGCACCGCGCGCGCACCTCGTGTCAGGTCGCTGGCGACGGCACGTCGAAGAGGGAAGCGCCCATGTCCTCGCTGCTGGCCGCCGACCTGACCGTGTTGGCCTGGGACGACGACCGCGGCACGCCGCCCCGGGGGCCGGCCCCGTTTGCCCCCAGTGGAGACGGTAACGCCCGGTCAGGCGCGCGGGGCGTGTTTCGCGATCCCGTCGGTGCTCCCGCGCGCGGCCTGTTCACGACGCGGTGCGCTCCGTAGCGTCGTGCGCCGCGGGCGGAGCTGTTCCTTGCTGGCCGTCGCCGCCTCGGAAGGGAGCCTGGGGATGGACGAACACGCGGTGGTGGTCGTGGGAGCGGGGCCCACCGGGCTGATGCTCGCGGGCGAGCTGGCCCTGGCGGGCGTGGACGTCGTCGTCGTCGAGCGGCGCACCAGCCAGGACCTCGACGGGTCACGCGCCGGAGGACTGCACGCCCGCACCCTCGAGGTGCTGGACCAGCGTGGCATCGCCGACCGGTTCCTCGCCGAGGGTCAGGCGATGCAGATCCAGGGGTTCGCCGGCATCCCGCTGGACATCAGCGACTTCCCCACCCGGCACAACCACGGGCTCGCGCTGTGGCAGAGCCACATCGAGCGC
This Egicoccus sp. AB-alg2 DNA region includes the following protein-coding sequences:
- a CDS encoding TetR/AcrR family transcriptional regulator, with amino-acid sequence MARGDTVDPRVTRTRQVVLAAVLEELAEVGNAQFTIESVAARCGVGKSTIYRHWDGKLALIVDALHELNAQPAPEPGGSPRERVRDLLHHLGHALTEGSLAPAIPALIEAAEREPEVRRLLDDYSTGRRRALEDALAQGIALGQIDATVDPELAAQALSGAIFYARLMTSTPMTGTAIDQLLAAVLGPPPR
- a CDS encoding DM13 domain-containing protein; this encodes MPATSHTDASTDVPHPVPARRRRRLIGVGLFAVVVMLSVVLVWFRPQVLFYDRVVEDDFPSTAPVTGRADAESPEAARTPEPETSDGDAAADPDPPARVEAPVSLVTGSFGSRNRYTVTGDATVYELSDAARILRLEGFASTNGPDLFVYLTVGDAAEPNDAELAAEYVDLGVLRGNVGDQNYDLPADVDLARYDTVVIWCRRFGTAFGAADLR
- a CDS encoding VOC family protein — its product is MSDELVSVRYLVDDVEESIDFYTEHLGFRVLTSFPPAFADVQRGHLRLLLSGPTSSAARPMTDGTRPEPRGWNRIHLIVEDLTGEVARLQAAGVTFRNEVVTGPGGAQALVCDPSGNLVELFQPAGAAPGR
- a CDS encoding PIG-L deacetylase family protein → MTTLPGRVLAFVAAHPDDDVMGAVALVAKYQHEPGFRFVLVHATDGDAGEIAPGSGATRETLGAVRREEDRAGWRVVGRMPDRHDWFGFPDGGLADLADGVLADRVAEIFAEERPDVVVSAGPDGISGHPDHVAVGRATTEAFLRFASDGGHGFRRLLHAAVPQTALDRLNERLVAAGRRPHDPTRIYDLRGVPDDQIACTVDQREQVRLVEAAFREHRTQWAPPWTENTAADWRWAAGAGHFLQAWPAWTRGTPRSTHLFEGL
- a CDS encoding response regulator transcription factor; this encodes MTTSDVPASPVRPADLLLVDDEPMVREVLTRYLEHEGHQVTAVADGAEALAAVAERHFDLVVLDLMLPTVDGLSVLRELRHAGTTPVIVLSARGDEDDRIRGLDLGADDYVAKPFSPREVVARVRSVLRRAGAVAPSQTLRFGDIEVEPAVRVVRRAGAVVELTRREFDLLVHLACSPRQVFSRAQLLAAVWDSSPEWQDPATVTVHMGHLRQKLEDDPGRPRHLVTVRGVGYRFDP
- a CDS encoding dihydrofolate reductase family protein; the protein is MGIIQIELFATLDLVGQSPGRPDEDPLGFPFGGWQAPLVDEVAGAQIGAAYAGTDALLLGRRTYDIFAAYWPHQEGGQIAELFNRIPKYVASRGRPDLSWAGSTQLDPDLAGAVREIRDRHDHVKVVGSLNLVQSLLREQLFDRLDLWVHPIVLGTGKKVFDGGAVPTNVTLLEPPVASPKGTVYLRYGIADGTPATGDMTASVAD